In Micromonospora sp. WMMA1363, a genomic segment contains:
- a CDS encoding AI-2E family transporter codes for MPVQPHRREVRYRREVRLSRFERMRGRVRRAYESGRAALRARRESVDARRTEAAVEPRTASPAAPGPVAPASATVVGGQPPAAMHTSTISRDDADVPHALRISAAWSWRLIAVGIVAWALLKIVGQIRIVIIPLAIALLLSALLAPAVGWLLRAQFPRSLATAVVLVGGLAGVIGTLTLVVNEFIQGVPELSEKASQGVRQIQDWLKTGPLHLDDGQLDRYIKEAEDWVNSNTDGLTSGALSTAATLAEVLTGTILVLFATFFFLRDGSRIWRFLVRLLPVNARWKVDDAGRASWQTLGAYVRATVLVAFIDAVGIGIFLVVFDVPFALPLAALVFLGAFIPIVGATLSGVVAVLVALVDSGVITALIILGAVVGVQQLEGHVLQPLIMGRAVAIHPLAVIVGITAGVVLAGITGALVAVPLIAVLNTAVRRLAARTVPATPPDAVVVASQAT; via the coding sequence ATGCCGGTGCAGCCACATCGCCGGGAGGTGCGCTATCGCCGGGAGGTGCGCTTGAGCCGCTTCGAGCGGATGCGTGGACGGGTCCGTCGCGCGTACGAGTCGGGCCGTGCGGCGCTCCGCGCCCGGCGCGAGTCGGTCGATGCCCGCCGTACCGAGGCGGCCGTCGAGCCGCGCACCGCCTCGCCGGCGGCGCCGGGCCCGGTGGCGCCTGCGTCGGCGACCGTGGTCGGCGGGCAACCGCCGGCCGCGATGCACACCTCCACGATCAGCCGGGACGACGCCGACGTGCCGCACGCGCTGCGCATCAGCGCCGCGTGGTCGTGGCGGCTGATCGCGGTCGGCATCGTCGCGTGGGCCCTGTTGAAGATCGTCGGCCAGATCCGGATCGTGATCATCCCGCTGGCGATCGCGTTGCTGCTGTCGGCCCTGCTCGCTCCGGCGGTCGGCTGGCTGCTGCGGGCCCAGTTCCCGCGGTCGCTGGCGACCGCAGTGGTGTTGGTGGGCGGGCTGGCCGGGGTGATCGGAACGCTGACCCTGGTGGTCAACGAGTTCATCCAGGGCGTGCCGGAGCTGAGCGAGAAGGCTTCCCAGGGCGTACGCCAGATCCAGGACTGGTTGAAGACCGGCCCGCTGCACCTCGACGACGGCCAGTTGGACCGCTACATCAAGGAGGCCGAGGACTGGGTCAACTCCAACACCGACGGGTTGACCAGCGGGGCGCTCAGCACCGCGGCCACCCTGGCCGAGGTGCTGACCGGCACGATCCTGGTGCTCTTCGCGACGTTCTTCTTCCTCCGGGACGGCAGCCGGATCTGGCGCTTCCTGGTCCGGCTCCTCCCGGTGAACGCCCGTTGGAAGGTCGACGACGCCGGTCGAGCGTCCTGGCAGACGTTGGGCGCGTACGTGCGGGCGACGGTTCTGGTCGCCTTCATCGACGCGGTCGGCATCGGGATCTTCCTGGTCGTGTTCGACGTCCCGTTCGCCCTGCCACTCGCCGCGCTGGTCTTTCTCGGGGCGTTCATCCCGATCGTCGGTGCGACGCTGTCGGGTGTGGTCGCCGTGCTCGTCGCCCTGGTCGACAGCGGGGTGATCACCGCGCTGATCATTCTCGGGGCGGTGGTCGGCGTGCAGCAGTTGGAGGGGCATGTGCTCCAGCCGCTGATCATGGGTCGGGCGGTGGCGATCCACCCGCTTGCGGTGATCGTCGGAATCACCGCCGGTGTGGTCCTCGCCGGGATCACGGGCGCGTTGGTCGCGGTGCCGCTGATCGCCGTGCTCAACACCGCCGTCCGCCGCCTCGCCGCCCGTACCGTCCCGGCGACCCCACCGGACGCGGTGGTGGTGGCGAGCCAGGCCACCTGA
- a CDS encoding co-chaperone GroES has product MTADQNLESGLPIRLLHDRVLVRVEEGEGERRSTAGIVIPATAAVGRRLAWATAVGVGPNVRSIVSGDRVLFDPDDRSEVELHGRGYVLLRERDVHAVAAERVEPDSTGLYL; this is encoded by the coding sequence GTGACCGCCGACCAGAATCTCGAGTCCGGCCTGCCGATCCGGCTTCTACACGATCGCGTGCTGGTGCGCGTGGAGGAGGGCGAGGGTGAGCGTCGCTCCACCGCCGGCATTGTGATCCCGGCGACCGCCGCGGTCGGCCGGCGGCTGGCGTGGGCCACCGCGGTGGGGGTGGGGCCGAACGTCCGCTCGATCGTCTCCGGGGATCGGGTCCTTTTCGACCCGGACGACCGGTCGGAGGTCGAGTTGCACGGGCGTGGCTACGTGCTGCTGCGCGAGCGGGACGTGCACGCCGTCGCCGCTGAGCGCGTCGAACCGGACTCGACCGGGCTGTACCTCTAG
- a CDS encoding PrsW family intramembrane metalloprotease translates to MSDTPPGAPLPPSPTAVPVPSPVGGTPTAPRRRINWIRAVVLAGVILLIAACAVFMLFRLGTNLGGEALLIGTAAAVLPVPVLVACFLWLDRYEPEPLKYLIFCFAWGAFVSTAASLTVNSYAAGRFEALNLPTALTAVLVAPFIEELTKALGPILLLIFRRREFSGITDALVYCGLSAIGFAMVENILYLGGHGYASGVQQYGPATGTQQVIAIFIVRILLFGFAHPLFTSMTGVGLGIAARSADRRVRVLAPAAGLLLAMMLHGTWNLLPTLTQATGQPLILLYGFLGVMVPIFFGMVGLAVWLRSWEGRLTERTLPDYVRAGWLTPPEVAALSSLGRRHAARVWAKRVGGDAGLRAMRGYQFAATRLALLRDGMRRGLDSRPADQARAAAEEQHLLEAISGYRAFFVGRDPQAPIGVWDGRRYHLRFPDGSQRPVDAPDEPVVPIPVVLTPPPPPAFVAGYGPPPGYGPPPGYGPPPGWPGFRPPAPWPPGRP, encoded by the coding sequence ATGTCCGACACCCCACCCGGCGCGCCCCTGCCGCCGTCGCCGACCGCCGTGCCCGTTCCGTCGCCGGTCGGTGGCACGCCGACGGCCCCCCGGCGCCGGATCAACTGGATCCGGGCCGTGGTGCTGGCCGGGGTGATCCTGCTGATCGCCGCGTGCGCGGTCTTCATGCTCTTCCGGCTGGGCACGAATCTGGGCGGTGAGGCTCTCCTGATCGGCACGGCGGCCGCCGTGCTCCCGGTCCCGGTGCTGGTGGCCTGCTTCCTCTGGCTCGACCGCTACGAGCCGGAGCCGCTGAAGTATCTGATCTTCTGCTTCGCCTGGGGCGCATTCGTCTCCACCGCGGCCTCGCTGACCGTGAACAGCTACGCCGCCGGCCGGTTCGAGGCGTTGAACCTACCGACCGCGCTCACGGCCGTGCTCGTCGCGCCGTTCATCGAGGAGTTGACCAAGGCGCTCGGGCCGATCCTGCTGCTGATCTTCCGGCGCCGGGAGTTCTCCGGGATCACCGACGCCCTGGTCTACTGCGGGCTGTCCGCGATCGGCTTCGCCATGGTGGAGAACATCCTCTACCTCGGCGGCCACGGGTACGCCAGCGGCGTGCAGCAGTACGGCCCGGCGACCGGCACCCAGCAGGTCATCGCGATCTTCATCGTGCGGATCCTGCTCTTCGGGTTCGCCCACCCGCTCTTCACCTCGATGACCGGGGTGGGGCTCGGCATCGCCGCCCGGTCGGCCGACCGGCGGGTGCGGGTGCTCGCGCCGGCCGCTGGCCTGCTGCTGGCGATGATGCTGCACGGCACGTGGAACCTGCTGCCGACGTTGACCCAGGCCACCGGCCAGCCACTGATCCTGCTGTACGGCTTCCTCGGTGTCATGGTGCCGATCTTCTTCGGCATGGTCGGGCTGGCCGTCTGGTTGCGTTCCTGGGAGGGGCGGCTCACCGAGCGCACCCTGCCTGACTACGTCCGCGCCGGCTGGCTCACCCCGCCCGAGGTGGCGGCGCTCAGCAGCCTGGGGCGGCGGCACGCGGCCCGGGTGTGGGCCAAGCGGGTGGGCGGTGACGCCGGACTGAGGGCGATGCGCGGGTACCAGTTCGCGGCGACCCGCCTCGCGCTGCTGCGCGACGGTATGCGCCGTGGGCTGGACAGCCGGCCGGCCGACCAGGCTCGGGCCGCCGCCGAGGAGCAGCACCTGCTCGAAGCGATCAGCGGCTACCGGGCGTTCTTCGTGGGCCGGGATCCGCAGGCCCCGATCGGCGTCTGGGATGGGCGCCGGTACCATTTGCGCTTCCCGGACGGCTCACAGCGGCCGGTGGACGCTCCGGACGAGCCGGTGGTCCCGATCCCCGTCGTGCTGACTCCGCCGCCCCCGCCGGCGTTCGTGGCCGGCTACGGTCCGCCGCCGGGCTATGGTCCGCCGCCGGGCTATGGTCCGCCGCCGGGCTGGCCCGGCTTCCGCCCGCCGGCGCCCTGGCCGCCCGGCCGGCCCTGA
- a CDS encoding aminotransferase class V-fold PLP-dependent enzyme, whose product MTLTIFPPAAPSRGTTAGPLDVLGVPGQVNLDYAATAPCARVAADAVADLLPWHASVHRGAGALSRRCTLAYERARQTVGDFFGARTDDHVIFTRNTTDALNLLARVLPAGTTVVTFGGEHHANLLPWPPGSVRLPVPADPAGAVRALDAALGELRRGGVPGRDLPVLVAVTGAGNVTGELWPVTELARVARRHRARIAVDAAQLAPHAPVDLTALDVDYLAVSGHKLYAPFGAGALVGRADWLDAAPPYLAGGGATSHVGAATHDVRWATGPARHEAGTPNLLGAVALAAVCAALAGADRDALHDAEQALLARLRDGIAALPHVVELRAFGPDSPRVGIVSFVLAGRDSAEVAAHLAADHDIGVRDGLFCAHPLARRLLAEAAGRSGRRDLPPTALRASIGLGSTEEHVDRLFAALATLG is encoded by the coding sequence ATGACCCTCACCATCTTCCCCCCGGCGGCGCCGTCGCGGGGGACCACGGCCGGACCGCTCGACGTGCTCGGCGTACCCGGTCAGGTCAACCTCGACTACGCCGCCACGGCGCCGTGCGCGCGGGTCGCGGCCGACGCGGTGGCCGATCTGCTTCCCTGGCACGCGAGTGTGCATCGGGGCGCCGGCGCGCTGTCGCGACGCTGCACGCTCGCCTACGAGCGGGCCCGGCAGACGGTCGGCGACTTCTTCGGCGCCCGGACCGACGACCACGTGATCTTCACCCGCAACACGACGGACGCGCTCAACCTCCTGGCGCGGGTGCTGCCGGCCGGCACCACGGTGGTGACGTTCGGCGGCGAGCACCACGCCAATCTGCTGCCGTGGCCGCCCGGCTCCGTCCGACTGCCGGTGCCGGCCGACCCGGCCGGTGCGGTCCGCGCGCTCGACGCCGCTCTCGGCGAGCTGCGCCGGGGTGGCGTTCCCGGTCGGGACCTGCCGGTTTTGGTCGCGGTGACCGGGGCCGGCAACGTGACCGGCGAGCTCTGGCCGGTGACCGAGCTGGCCCGGGTCGCCCGGCGACACCGGGCTCGGATCGCGGTGGACGCCGCGCAGCTCGCCCCGCACGCCCCCGTCGACCTGACCGCGCTCGACGTCGACTACCTGGCCGTCTCCGGCCACAAGCTGTACGCGCCGTTCGGCGCGGGGGCACTCGTCGGGCGGGCGGACTGGCTGGACGCCGCGCCTCCCTACCTGGCCGGTGGTGGCGCGACCAGCCATGTCGGGGCCGCCACCCACGACGTCCGGTGGGCTACCGGGCCGGCCCGGCACGAGGCCGGCACCCCGAACCTGCTCGGCGCGGTTGCCCTCGCCGCGGTCTGCGCCGCCCTCGCCGGGGCGGACCGGGACGCGCTGCACGACGCCGAGCAGGCGCTGCTGGCCCGGCTGCGGGACGGCATCGCGGCACTACCGCACGTGGTCGAGTTGCGTGCCTTCGGCCCGGACTCGCCCCGGGTGGGGATCGTCTCGTTCGTGCTGGCCGGTCGCGACTCCGCCGAGGTGGCGGCCCACCTCGCGGCTGACCACGACATCGGGGTACGGGACGGACTGTTCTGCGCCCACCCACTCGCCCGCCGCCTGCTCGCCGAGGCGGCCGGCCGGAGCGGCCGGCGGGACCTGCCACCGACAGCGCTGCGGGCCAGCATCGGCCTGGGCAGCACCGAGGAGCACGTGGACCGGCTGTTCGCCGCGCTGGCCACGCTGGGCTGA
- a CDS encoding FUSC family protein, whose protein sequence is MDIDGARIAEAVNQLHHLGKANVRDRLHRVRMALGLAVQAGLAAGLSWLAAHELLGNPQPVFAPISAVGTLAVSVGQRFRRTIELIIGVGAGVAVGDLLIYLLGTGPWQLGLVVTSAIILTVFAGASVAIVIQSAATAVLIVTLSPSIEDLEIPRFVDALVGGSVALLVTALLLPLNPLRVLNRAARPALDLLAAQLDVAADGLRDRDRDKAQGALERLRDNKEELATFGEAIEGAKETAMLSPARWHRRDELTHYAEAADPVDRAMRNSGTLIRRAVTLIEDEEPVPEPMPDAVAHLAESVRLLKHEFAQGVEPEKARERSLRAVSEAGRAYGEGVGFSGSVVIAQVRTTASDLLVASGISQEEANRLVRRSFGEMNRSG, encoded by the coding sequence GTGGACATCGACGGCGCGCGGATCGCCGAGGCAGTGAACCAGCTGCACCACCTGGGGAAGGCGAACGTGCGCGACCGCCTGCACCGGGTCCGCATGGCGCTGGGCCTCGCCGTCCAGGCCGGCCTCGCCGCCGGGCTCTCCTGGTTGGCGGCGCACGAACTGCTCGGTAACCCGCAGCCGGTCTTCGCGCCGATCTCGGCGGTCGGCACGCTGGCCGTGTCGGTCGGCCAACGGTTCCGGCGGACGATCGAGCTGATCATCGGGGTTGGTGCCGGGGTGGCCGTCGGTGACCTCCTCATCTACCTGCTCGGCACCGGCCCGTGGCAGCTCGGCCTCGTGGTGACCTCGGCGATCATCCTCACCGTCTTCGCCGGAGCCAGCGTCGCGATCGTCATCCAGTCGGCGGCGACGGCGGTGCTGATCGTCACGCTCAGCCCATCGATCGAGGACCTGGAGATTCCCCGCTTCGTTGACGCGCTCGTCGGCGGCAGCGTCGCGCTGCTGGTCACGGCCCTGCTCCTCCCACTGAACCCACTGCGGGTGCTCAACCGGGCCGCCCGCCCGGCCCTGGACCTGCTGGCCGCGCAGCTGGACGTCGCCGCGGACGGCCTGCGCGACCGGGACCGGGACAAGGCCCAGGGGGCGCTGGAACGACTACGGGACAACAAGGAGGAACTGGCCACGTTCGGCGAGGCGATCGAGGGAGCCAAGGAGACCGCCATGCTGTCGCCGGCACGCTGGCACCGGCGCGACGAGCTCACCCACTACGCCGAGGCGGCCGACCCGGTCGACCGGGCGATGCGGAACAGCGGCACCCTGATCCGGCGGGCGGTCACGCTCATCGAGGACGAGGAGCCGGTCCCGGAGCCGATGCCGGACGCGGTAGCCCACCTCGCCGAGTCGGTGCGGTTGCTCAAGCACGAGTTCGCCCAGGGCGTGGAGCCCGAGAAGGCCCGCGAACGGTCACTGCGCGCGGTCAGTGAGGCCGGCCGGGCGTACGGCGAGGGCGTGGGCTTCTCCGGCAGCGTCGTGATCGCGCAGGTGCGCACCACCGCGAGTGACCTGCTGGTCGCCTCCGGCATCAGCCAAGAGGAGGCGAACCGCCTGGTTCGCAGATCCTTCGGCGAGATGAACCGGTCGGGGTAG
- a CDS encoding FAD-linked oxidase C-terminal domain-containing protein has protein sequence MDPLLDELRAALGDDAVLTDPDLLRTHERDEADLCAAGSPLVVTRPRDTAQVAAVVRAAARHGAPVVPQGARTGLAGAANAVDGAVVISTGALDAIVEIDPVSRIAVVQPGVVNAALAAAVARHGLWYPPDPGSWESSTIGGNVATNAGGMCCVKYGVTTEYVLGLEVVLASGEVLRTGRRTAKGVAGYDLTRLFVGSEGTLGVITEVTVGLRPAPAESLTMVAVFSSTTAAGAAVAEIAVQGLSPSLLELLDQTHLRAIEAYRPMGLRTDARALLLAAVDTGPRAADDLADLTAVCAAAGADEVYAATDAVEAAALLQARRLAHPAMEKFAADSHPDGNGGLVIDDVAVPRGSLTALLDGVTRIAAECDVPIGVVGHAGDGNLHPNIVVDRADPVSLKRGRRAFDEIMRLGLDLGGTCTGEHGVGLLKRDWLAREIGPVGVRVHQAIKAALDPTGLFNPGKVL, from the coding sequence ATGGATCCCCTCCTCGACGAACTGCGCGCCGCGCTCGGCGACGACGCCGTGCTGACCGATCCGGATCTGCTTCGGACGCACGAACGGGACGAGGCAGACCTCTGCGCCGCGGGTAGCCCCCTCGTCGTCACCCGGCCGCGGGACACCGCCCAGGTGGCGGCTGTCGTCCGAGCCGCCGCCCGGCACGGCGCGCCCGTCGTGCCGCAGGGCGCACGGACCGGGCTGGCGGGCGCGGCGAACGCGGTCGACGGCGCCGTGGTGATCAGCACCGGGGCGCTGGACGCCATCGTGGAGATCGATCCGGTCAGCCGGATCGCCGTGGTGCAGCCCGGGGTGGTCAACGCCGCGCTCGCCGCCGCCGTCGCCAGGCACGGCCTCTGGTACCCGCCCGACCCCGGCTCCTGGGAATCGTCGACCATCGGCGGCAACGTGGCCACCAACGCCGGCGGCATGTGCTGCGTCAAGTACGGCGTGACCACCGAGTACGTACTCGGCCTGGAGGTGGTGCTCGCCTCCGGCGAGGTGCTGCGCACCGGCCGGCGGACCGCCAAGGGCGTGGCCGGGTACGACCTGACCCGACTCTTCGTCGGCTCCGAGGGCACCCTCGGAGTGATCACCGAGGTGACGGTCGGGCTGCGGCCCGCCCCAGCGGAGTCGTTGACCATGGTGGCGGTGTTTTCCTCGACGACCGCAGCCGGAGCGGCCGTGGCCGAGATCGCCGTCCAGGGACTCTCCCCCAGCCTGCTGGAGTTGCTCGACCAGACGCACCTGCGGGCGATCGAGGCGTACCGGCCGATGGGGCTGCGAACCGACGCGCGGGCGCTGCTGCTGGCCGCCGTGGACACCGGCCCGCGAGCCGCCGACGACCTGGCCGACCTGACGGCGGTCTGCGCGGCGGCCGGCGCCGACGAGGTGTACGCGGCCACCGACGCGGTGGAGGCGGCGGCGCTGCTGCAGGCCCGGCGGCTGGCGCACCCGGCGATGGAGAAGTTCGCCGCCGACTCGCACCCGGACGGCAACGGCGGGCTGGTCATCGACGACGTGGCGGTGCCCCGCGGGTCGCTGACCGCGCTGCTCGACGGGGTGACGCGGATCGCGGCGGAGTGCGACGTGCCGATCGGCGTCGTGGGGCACGCCGGGGACGGCAACCTGCACCCGAACATCGTGGTGGACCGGGCGGACCCGGTAAGCCTGAAGCGGGGACGCCGGGCCTTCGACGAGATCATGCGACTGGGGCTCGACCTCGGTGGCACCTGCACCGGCGAGCACGGGGTCGGGCTGCTCAAGCGCGACTGGCTGGCTCGCGAGATCGGCCCGGTCGGCGTGCGGGTGCACCAGGCGATCAAGGCCGCGCTGGACCCGACCGGGCTGTTCAACCCCGGCAAGGTGCTGTGA